From the genome of Apostichopus japonicus isolate 1M-3 chromosome 17, ASM3797524v1, whole genome shotgun sequence:
CGTTTCTAACGTTTCGCATATCGAATATTGGGTTAACATGTTTCAGAAACTCGACTTACAAATGAACATTAACGAAAAATTGTTAGCCAGTGTATATCAATTCCCAAGATTTTATATAAACGAAAGGTTCTGGTTTAGGCAGGGCCAACGAAGGCCTATTAGTAATACTCTTAcgtacttgtaagttgtagcctAGTCTATTAAACGTTACTCGCCAGTCTTCATTTTGGCTAGGCTCCATTTAGCCCACTGACGCTAGCGTTAGGCCTACCGAACATGAGGATATACGCATGGCCTTTTATCAATATCAGTTTGTCATGCCTATCAATTCAAGGTAGTGTTTCCAATTTGACAAATCAAAAACTACAttgaccctcccccccccacccaattatatatattgatagtaAATAGGCCTACTGTGCTTATTTTAAAAGGATTCTAAATCGCTGATATTTTGACCAATAAGTAATTAACTTTGCAACTTTCATAGGCCTACAAAAGGAACAATGTTTTTGGTATCGCTATGCCTAGCCTTCTGGGTGAAATATTTTCTGATATTGAAACCTGTGCATGTTTTGTCATTGTGCATGGCATTCCTTGCAAAAATATTTGGTCAGTTTTTCCCATTCAGTATCACTCTTTGTGTGGAATGCGTTGTCAGTGTGTACTATTGGAGTTTGTGTAGTGCATTGAGTTTGAGTATTTTGCCCACTGACAATATCTATGACAAAGAGTTACAGTTAATGCTAACAGGCTGGAATAGGTCCTTTTGTACTCAGTACCGTTCACATGCTTTGTGCAGGTGTAACGCAGAGAGtgattttccaaaatttaaaacTTGTAGGCCCTATGGTAAAATGTAAATCATGCAGTTATTCATTGCTTTTCTCAAATGGACTAAGTTTCTGAGAAAATAAGTTTGAAGGGTACCTACACTGGTATCAGATTTGTTAAAAAAGCAAGATGCCTTAATGCACAATCAGAATGTTTGCCTGTTCTCATATTGGAATAGCCAGTAAcaagattttatttttcaatttatttgttaCAACTGTTGTAACTACCCAAAGACCTGGACATTAAGTACATCCACACAAAGACTCGGGTAAGATAGAAAAAAAGGGGCCATGTCTGAGGAAATCCAGATGTATAGTAATCCGACCTATATGTGTATATTGAAGGTTTACTTTGATATCTACACAGTATTATAACATTTGACATACATGAATAGTTAATCTGGCATAATTTGTCAGGAGCACTAGTTGGGCACAGTTATTATGAAAATGACAATGGCACTCAGGCAGAGTAATGTTCCATGTGAGAGAAAACACACAAAACCCAAAGGTCCAAACATTTTGTATAATTAATTCTCATTCTTGAAAAGGGAATACATCGAATTGCTTATTATTTGTTTGCAACTGTCTTAATATTCTTCATATTGCTTCAGACATGAACTGGCCATCAACATGGATAGGCCTGTATTATTGACATCTGAAATAACTAATATACTCTATTGTTATTAAAAAGATACATTGTTGACTGCCCATTTGTAGTagcaaaattattttcatttggcCATAAATGATATCCGTAGAAATTTATGTGCCGACTTCATGGCAATGATGGTCTAATGCGATCTACGTGAAAGTATTCGGTTGGCAAATTTCCGCGCGAACATCTAGCCGAAACTTAGTTTATTCTGCACATATCGCCTGTTTCCTTTTGAGTTCCCTGTGCAAGAAAAAACACTCAACACTCTGCACAAAATATCAGAATCCTGTTTCTATCCAGAGTTTGTCTACTAATTTTTGATGTCTGGCTGATTAATTTAGGGCCTTTTTCTTTGATTGTTATCTCCTTTTCTCTGCAGTTCGTAAGCCTCTCATCCATAACTATTCAAAATGAATGCCGCTGGTCCAAACTATCCAACTGCCTCTCTCTATGTTGGTGACCTTCATCCTGAAGTTACAGAAGCTATGCtgtttgaaaaattttcaaCCGCAGGGCCCATTGTGTCCATCCGTGTTTGCCGGGATATTGCATCCAGGAGATCCCTTGGATATGCATATGTTAACTTTCAACAGCCTGCTGATGGTAAGTAATCATAATTTACTTATGACAATAAATGGAGTTATTTTGCTTTATTCTATTTCAAAAGATAACTTCTAGATTTTACATGATCAAAAACTTGTGGCAAATAGATTGAAACTACTGTTGTTTGCTGTGCAGTGTGCACAGTACAATTCCGAGAGAAAGCCCACACCTGTTATGCCCATAGTCCTTTTTAATAACCAGTATTGTTTGAGCTAGCAGCCAAAACTTTGATGTCCTCTTTACAGAAGAGAGAATATTGTGATTTTCCTTACCATCCCCTATATGAAAGATCATCAAGGGACTCacaagatcaatttttttttaaccttttccttattttctgaattaagaaaagaaatgtttttactATGGTGATGTCTGAGGTCTGCAAAATTGTCTCTCTGTTCCGGAGTTGTAAAAACTAGGTGTTAACCTACTAACTGCTTTATCACACTCTCTTATAGCGGAGAGAGCTCTTGACACTATGAACTTTGATGCTATAAAGGGTAAGCCCATTCGTATCATGTGGTCGCAGCGTGATCCAACCCTCAGGCGATCTGGTTTGGGAAATGTCTTCATCAAAAATCTTGACAAATCCATCGACAACAAAGCTATGTACGATACCTTCTCTGCCTTTGGCAACATCTTGTCATGTAAGGTAAGCACACCTTGAACTTGATACAGTTGTAGCTGTAGTGTttctttatgaatatttaatggATGCTGATTTTCCATCTTGATGACACATATACGTGATGTTTCCACGAACAGTgtggaattttcttttctgtatATAGGTTTCACATTGTCTGCCACCAGCATATCCCTTCTTGATCAAATTTGAtcttatgataaaaaaaaagagttgcATCGTTCATTTACAACAAGCtaacacagtgtatatattggTTATGGTAAAAAGCCTCACAGTTGCTTGCCCAAGCAACTGATATTGGTTGGCAAATGTGATGTGGAATCTCATATTATGGCCAAAAtctgtatttttatttgttctttttaaaACTCAATTTATAAGTAACATGCAAGCACAAAGATTGTTACACCATTTCCCCCTCCCTGTCTCCCTTTGATTTGTTGCTTTTGTTATAAGATATAGAGCCACTATCACTGACAACTTCCATGTTATGCTACCCCGTTTACAGGTAGCTACTGATGAGAATGGTGAAAATCGTGGCTATGGGTTTGTACATTTTGAAACTGAAGAGTCGGCCTTGAAAGCCATCAAGAAGGTCAATGGAATGTTGTTGAACGGCCGAAAAGTGTAAGTTTACCATTTAATTCTTTGTCTTTGTAAACACATACAATATAAAATGATCTTGTAATTTATTCTTGTTGCTGTCATTTCATGTGATGCTAAAGGAAAGACATCAACAGGCTAGTGCTCAGTGATTGTTTGATGTAATATATTCGTCTCCTGTGTGCATATTGTCACAaactaactttttttttaaaaactcaaagaagtgtgtttgtattttcatcTTTTGATTTAACCCTTTAAACAGCTTTGTAGGAAAGTTCATCCCTCGACGTGAGCGAAGTTCAGGTACCGGCGACCATGCACGGAAGTACACCAATGTTTACATAAAAAACTTTGGTGTGGAACTGGGCGAGGAAGAACTACGACAGATATGTGAATCCTATGGAAAGATCCTGTCCCTTAAAATAATGTCGGACATGGAAGGCAACTCCAGAGGCTTTGGATTTGTTTCGTTTGAAAGCCACGACGCAGCCATGATGGTAAGTGGACTTTTCAACTATCTTAACTTGTACCTTGTAATGATTGAATTGCCACATGTGGAGCACAGCATCTTGTAGTCTGGAAAATAGCTGAGTACAGCCTCTTGTAGTGTGGAAAATAGTGGAGTACAGCCTCTCATAGTTTGGGAAATAGTGGAGTATAGCCTCTTGTAGTCTGGAAAATATTGGTTTGTACAGCCTATTGTTGTCTGGAAAATACTGGAGAACAGCCTCTTGTCTGGAAAATACTGGAGTACAGCCTCTTGTTGTTAAATAAGGTAAATGGTTTTTGAGCTAATAGCTAGAATGCTCTCTCCAAATTGCTTAGATAGAAAGGTACTGTTTAGTGTTAGTTTCATATAGAAGGTGTACCTTTCagcctattttttttcttccgtTATCAGTGTGTAGAGGATATGAATGGTAAAGATCAAAGTGGCAGACAACTCTTTGCTGGACGAGCCCAAAAGAAATCTGAGAGAAGCGCTGAGCTTCGTGCTCGATTTGAAGCTATTCGTCAGGTAGGTGTCACACACAGTCACGAAGGATGGGTCACGGACAAGCTGGAAATGCCCCCAATTCTGTTCAATCCAAAGTAGTTCATGATGGGATGCATTTATAGCTgttacatacaaaatgatatttcTTTTTATCTTCTGCTTGGATTTTGAGCGGTATCGTAATCTGTACTTGGGAAAACTCGTTCATTCCAGAATTATTTATTAACAGTGTTGTTAAAACTGTATAGCAGTTAAATTTCTGATGATATACACATGGTTCCCACTTTGTCTGGAAGACGGGAACATTAggtaaaaggaaaaggaaaggtCTCTCATCTAGGTCTTGAGAGTCACTGAAGTTTAGTCTGGAAAAGTCAGGAAATTCCTCATACGAAGACTTTTTGTCTGATATGACGTTTTTTCGAGCAAGACTTGTGAGATGAAGATAATGGCATAAACCAAACTGGTGAAAGTTGTGGCTACAACATGTCATGTTTAGGGTTCATGTTACATTAATTGTTCCCCTCACcctcaaaaattaataaatgaagggtgagggggagggtggtTGGCATACCTTTTGCAAGAGCTACAGTCATTAGACTTACTGTAGGAAGCTGGCTTAAATGAGGTCGTCATTAGTTTGTATGTGCTGGATAGTAGTCTTGAAGTTTGCTTACCTCGTGAACTTGAAGGATTCTGTTGTGTTCACCTCCATTCCTAACTTACTGATGGAAGTAATCGCTTCTAGCATGGTGGAGGCTACCCTTTTCATGAGTAAAATACCTTTCCAAACAGCTCTACAAGGTGCACccaacccttccccccccccccccccataaggAAACAATGACACTGTCCACTGTGATGGTTTTGTCCATTTTAACCCTTGCCACATAACTGCACTTTTGCAGTTGGCTCCTGACACTAACAACACATTTGGAGCAAACGTGCATAGCATTGTGTAAGATTCAGGAGGTGAGGCAGAACCTAGTGGGAAAGACACCAAAGTGTTGTCACTTACTGAACCTTAAAAATTCCTACAGCTTGCAACAACTTGTCAGGTGTTATTGTAGGGTTAAAGAAATTAATTGAAAGCCATGCATCCAaggaatttattttgtttcatgttcTTAAAAGTTCAAGGGAGCCAGACGCCCTAACTTAGCTTGCTGCTTGTTTTTAGTGGCTTTGGGTTCATTGGAATCCTATGCATAAATCATGTAGATGATAGAGAGGCAAAGTTCTCTTTTGTTATTCTTCACAAAGTGTTTCCATTTTATCAATTGACAGGAGAGAAGCAATCGTTTTCAGGGTGTGAACCTGTACATCAAGAACCTTGATGATGACATCGACGACGAACGACTCAGAAAAGAGTTTGCTCGTTTTGGCAACATCACCAGTGCCAAAGTAAGATTTTGTATTTGCCACTCTATGTGTATGTTGTCTTTTTGTGAATAATGTACAAGTTACCGTTTTGTCTCGGTAAGCTTGGGGAAGGATGTTCAGTGAACTCTGCTATAATCGGCCATGTCTGTCGGCTGAATAATTTAACCTGTGTATCGTATTGTATAATGCTGTGCAAATTGGTCATATATCCATGCAAGTCCCAACAGATGTATGGTAGATTTCCTTTTACGCAAAGGAACCATAGAATTTAtcagagacaaaattcagagcgTAGAAAACTGCTACATAAAAATTTGCAAGTTATCTGTAAGCAATAGGGCTCATCACACATTGACCCAAAGTTTTATAGTCTCAATCCACAGTAGTATTTATTTTGTTGGTCAGAATGGCACTATTTTGTGATCTCAGTGATAGTTACCTTCTCGCCCTTTTCCTCTTTTGGCCATCTTTGGTTAGTAATGTATGTATATTCTCTTACATCTACTTCCCAGGTCATGAAGAATGACAAAGAGGTGTCCCGTGGATTTGGCTTTGTCTGCTTCTCCTCACAAGAAGAGGCCACCAAGGCAGTGACCGAGATGAATAACCGCATCATTTCCGTCAAACCGCTGTATGTGGCCCTGGCCCAGCGCAAGGAGGTTCGACAAGCCCAGCTGGCCACTCAGTACATGAGATTGAACATGAACTATAGAGTTCCAGTAAGTTATTTGGCTTGTTGATTCATGTGTATTTTTCATGCCCCCTCTACTTCGTTGCTTTTCTCCAGTGTAGGTTTATGGGCATGCGCAAAGTTGGCCAGGCGCCCCTAGGTAGATTCCTTGCAAATTACCATTCATCTATCAATGGATTGTGCATATCCCAAAGACTTTATCAATACTTCTGGCTGCCAACACTGTACAAGGATCATCCACTTCAGCTATGATCAACATTATGCTCCACTCTcctcttccctccccccccccccctttgcccacaaagaaaaaaaattggtctaTGGACCACCCACATATTCTTAATCCAGACCTGCTTGTCTCGTTCAACTAATGCTGTGTTCTGTTCATAAAAGATCAGAGATATTATAGAAATCAAATATCTAATAGAATGCTGTTTTATAAAATTTGTGCTAGTGATGAGCAACAGGTTGTGAACATGTttttgaccatattttaataatatcgTTGTTACTAGCAAGGAGAATCAGAATTAGTATCAGAAACTAATAGACCTTATGCTAGTTCTTTGAGGGAAGATTTTAACTATaagcagggatgtaagtcttccgtatttttacggaaatccggtttttttttaattccaataaagttccacaaaattgtacagatatcaaagacacaacgcggcaaaaatgcctgacccgttgcagcaagctaacttcaattttcactcatcgatcaaccaaaatatcatttcctgttacacatcgcattgcactgtacaacattgtgtgtgccatgtgaacatcgttgcgtacgtgcgaacttcaaatcgccatagctcatttctgtcgttgaaaaaccttgcctaattcacgttgattcgtaactgctggtgctcgacataagtttcggaaataacgcttgtgatatttgtgagcggctaaatctacgggatacgcatatgatagtcgatattcgtgatcgctttcaaatgtgagactCTTTTTTATTCCGGATTttgctgcgacgtattcgttacttggagctagcctaacataacgatagtgtgtaagtcgTCAGAACTAGGGGTatgatgtgttagcgctaatacttttgagctagcctaacataacgatagtgcgtaagtattcagagctaggagtaggatgcgtTAGGACCACATTCCCCCGgtttctccgaatagttttccgttttttttttttggctgcacttacatccctgtataAGCTCTCTCAAAGGATGCACAAGCAAGGTTACTTTGGAGCATGGTTACACTGTGTTCTGTTACTTTATTGTATATGATCCCAGAGATTACAATGGTGAATACACTATTTTTGAATGTGGGAGTCCTGTTTTTCATGAATGGCTTATTTTTACAACAAATTTTATGTAGCATATTACCTTTGCCTCTGCCATCCATTCCAATTTCCAGGGTCAGCAGATGAGTCAAATCTACCCTGGAGGGTTCAACTACTATCAGACAGCAGTGCCTCAGCGTAACCTGTACGCAGGACAGATACCCCAAGTCCGTAACCCACGTTGGCCTACTGCACAGACACGCCCTGCTGGCCAGTCAGGCTACCAGGCTATGCCCGGAGCCGCCCGGCAGTTTGGAGCTCCGGCTCAGATTCGTGCTGCTATTCCTAGGGGTGTCAATGTACCGGGAGCTCCATCAGGCAGAGTTCAAGGTAATacatctttttgtttttctctcatGAAGTATCAAAAGTTTGAGAAATTATTTCTTTAAGTGTTAGCCTTAAGTGTGATCTCATTAGAGCTATAACTCATGAATCTATCATTTTCACTATCATTTCTATTTTCCATTACTTCTCACTTAGTCTTTTACAACCTTTAAATATAATGGCACTTTGCTTTTCTAAACATTCTAATCAACTTGTTCCCTCTTTTAGGTGTACCAGGGGTACCAAATGCTCAGGCAATGCGTATGGGTGGAGCCACCGCTGCCCAGAGACCTACCTACAAGTTCCCTCAATCAGCCAGGGCAAACCAAGCTGCTGGTGCAGAGGTAAGTGAGGCAACCAAGCAATTTCAGTTTTGTAGTTGGCTTCTATCAACTGCAGCATGGGCTTGTTTGAATGTCATGATGGGGTGGGGGTCTGGGTGGGCTTAACCAATGCTTTCACTTTGCTCATCAGTTGTTGATGCAGAAGACActtgatattttgtttcaaatgttaTTGAAACCTTTGGTTTTGAGTGTAATTTAAAACTGTATTCtgtatttcctttgtttttaggACACGCATGAAATTCCTCAGCAGGCTGTCCACGTCCCTGGTCAGGCACCATTGACTGCTCAGATGTTGGCCCAGGCCCAACCACATGAGCAGAAGCAGATGTTGGGGGAGCGTCTTTTCTCCATCATCCAGCAGTCTCACGGAGATGTTGCTGGTAAGATCACCGGTATGCTCTTGGAGATGGACAACGCTGAGCTGCTCCATATGTTGGAGACGGACGAATCTCTCAAAGCAAAGGTGaactttttgttttacatttgttttggtttgaaGCAGAGTTTACATGTATGTAACctgaacattttttgtcctCGATGCCATGATTCCAATCACAATTTAGTGTTTTGAATTTGAAGCCTGAAGTGCTGTAGTTATTTTATGGCTTTAATAGCTGTTATTTGTTATGTTGTTAGATATTTTTGCatgttattatatatgtgttataGTTATGTTATAGTTGAATAAAGTCTCAGTGTATGGTAAAAttcaaaaatcttaaaaaaaataatcctaAAGAAGATTTTCCTGAGCTGTTTTAGCAGTCCCCCACCCACCACGTCTGACTGTTTTTAGGTTTAGTTCATAAGTTTTGCTGGTATCAATATTGCCTACAATTACCTCTTCAAGTTCTTCTTCTCCATGTTGTTACCTTGGTTTTTTATACCAAAGAAAATCTTTGTtgaaattttcatattaatgcaGACCGTTAAGTTCCTTGATTATGTCATAGTCTAAGAAAGAATAGCAATTTGAGCCCCTAGAAAGGATTCTTTTAGTAGCTAATCAagtttccaaaatattcaaccTTTTAAATAAATTCTTAATCACTGGATTTCTACTTAAATGACTCCCATATTCACTATAGagaatttttgtttctcttttcttttccagATTTCTGAAGCTTTGTCTGTTCTGGCCGTTCACCAGCAGAAGGAACAGAAGAAGCCTCCTGCGACCATCCCTGCCCAGTAGATGACACACTCGGGGCCAACGGTACCCAGGGAGGAATTCTTCTTCCTCATTAGTAGTAATTCTTTAAAAACTTGGTTTACTTCTCCAAGTAACCATTTGACTTTTTCTGTGATTGAATTTGTGGTTATAATTACATGGTATTGCATCATGTCTTATTACCTCTTTTCGCATAAGTGAAAGCAaagattgaaaataaaatgtctaAATGCTTTAACAAAGCATTTCTGAGAGATAACAAGCCCAccaaaaaaatttcaaaaaaataaataaataaataaacacagcAGAGAAATAGAAAAGACcataaaaattgcaaaaatgttaacagaaaatacatgaatttgtttgttcctttttttttccttttcattacaACAATTTTGATGATGCACGGGGGATGGTGAAAAGTCACTATtgttacaacaaaaaaagacaaatttttgtcactttttttttttgaaatgtttttttttattattattattattatttgtttcgaTTTATTCAAGAACAAGCAGATGAACCACCACGAATCTGCAAGGACGAAAACACTTTGGATTCTGTGCAaacatattaaattaaaatcaaaAGGTGCTGAGATAAGAAAACGAAACAAAAAAACTGGAAAACATTCTATTTAAAAATTGCAAGTTTTGCTTGTAGTTGTCATAAAAACTAACTTAAGAAATATGGACTGTCAAGGAAGGacgtgtttttttgtttttttttccttcacttTTTTCCTCGTTTATTATCGTTATTTCATATGAACTTTCTTCCCTTTTTAAACTCTTGAAAAAGTGGAACAAGAATTTTTTGTGTTCTAAGAAGTTGACTTTGTATGGTGTTATGGACATCATTGCATCCAGAACGAGATCCGCCATATAGCGAGCAGTTTTTAGCATTATTTCGAAACCATTTTTTTCAGGGTTAACGCACGTTGTTGTTCCTTACTGTGTTTGGTAGGTCTTCCATTGCCTTCTTTGTGATAATAAAAACCAGTTTCATTGCTCAATTTGATCAATTCTTTCTCCCTACTTGTTCCCATCATATGCATTTTCTTGACTAAAATTGTCATCACTTTTAGTGAAAGGTTTGGATGACTGATAATGCAGTCTACAGTTGGACGTGTTGAAATTTGTTTCTCGTTTCATTTGTTGTCTTTGTTAGGAGCATTTCAGTCTTTACTTTTTATTGGAATGTCTGTTTGTTGGTACTTTTTAACTGCTAGTTTTCTGCACTTTTGgttgatttttgttgttttttcggCACTTTGAATAGTTCTTCTAAGATTATCttgttgtattatatatatatcctcatTTAATCTTTTTAAGAATCGACCAGTAGAATGCTCTGCAAAAAGACAGTCTTGACTTTTATTAAAAGTAAACCTCAACCACTCTACTGGCTGTTGCTTAGTAGATCTCTTTGATAACGTTGAGTTAACAAACAACCGCCGCCCGCTTAACTGTTAGGCATGCATTACCTTTAGCAGTGATTTTATGTATTTTGGCCATTGCTTTAGTCATTGAAGTGAAAGTGTTTGAAAGTTTCTGTTCTGTGAGAAACTCCTTTTAACCATTTgttccccccaaccccccccccccccgaatcaGTGATATTTGCTACTGTGAATGATAAAGTTGATATCAGTAATGAGATTCGAAGGCTTGTAGGTTTTATAAAATATGATCCCATATTGTATGTTAggacttgaaaaaaaaatgtttgaccctgtttgttgaaataaaaaataaagtgaaaatgGTACTCTCTCTGTTAGATTTTGTGTGTTGTGTTATAAAGGAAGGTGGAAGAGGAAGGTTACAAAGGGAAGGTGGGAGAGGAGGGTTACAAAGGGAAGGTGGGAGAGGAGGGTTACAAAGGGAAGGTGGGAGAGGAGGGTAACAAAGGGAAGGTGGGAGAGGAGGGTTACAAAGGGAAGGTGGGAGAGGAGGGTTACAAAGGGAAGGTGGGAGAGGAGGGTTACAAAGGGAAGGTGGGAGAGGAGGGTTACAAAGGGAAGGTGGGAGAGGAGGGTTACAAAGGGAAGGTGGGAGAGGAGGGTTACAAAGGGAAGGTGGGAGAGGAGGGTTACAAAGGGAAGGTGGGAGAGGAGGGTTACAAAGGGAAGGTGGGAGAGGAGGGTTACAAAGGGAAGGTGGGAGAGGAGGGTTACAAAGGGAAGGTGGGAGAGGAGGGTTACAAAGGGAAGGTGGGAGAGGAGGGTTACAAAGGGGTGTAGGGGTCGAAGGCAGACGTGATCAGATGACAAAAGTTATGCCACACATCGTGGTATCCCCTCCGTAGGTTTAGCGGTATTAAAGAAACGAGCACTAATAACACATGGAATCAAGTCATTGTAGTGACGTTAAATGTCCTCATCTGACAAACCTTCATGGgtgaaaagaaagaaggaaacttGATTGACAATGGTGAAACAAAAGCTACCAGTAtcatgaaaagaatgtgggttAGTGTAATTGAGATTCTTGATACTGGACTATGCCTTGACTTGGTAGGGTCAGAATGTTTCAAAATTTCAGGATTACTAATCGATGTTTGTGGTGGTCTTCCAGTAAGCAATGATTCCATAGTGGCAGAGACTGAGGTGGGGTAGTCTTCTTCAGTGCATCAAGTGCCAGTGTCACCAAATCATGTGTCCCCTTTAATTTTACACCTGTTCGGGCATACTAAAGGTTCTGCAACTAGGTAGCTAATCCATCGGACTATTGCAAACCAATATCTGGGAATAACTAACCACGATTTATAAAAGCCCACCAGAAATGTACCAATGGTAATTGTAAGACCAGTCAGAGGAACAATTAAGGTACCTGTAAATACTTCAAGGGTTAGAGGTCACTCAATTGCCATATTTTTACCTCATGGACACACTTTGTTGTCTAACACTGAATGTCTGGGAAGTAATTTGGAAGTAGAGGACTTTATTGAGAGAGACCGAGTGGGAGAGGGGTGGATAAGGAGGGGGATCCCTTGGTCCTCCTAACTCCATTGCCAGTCAGGCAAAAATATTCAGTGGAAGTGGGGGATGGGGAATATCATTCAGTAGGAGAGGGTTTAAAGCACTTCTCTGTGGGGCCAGGACACCCTTCCATAAAGGATTGtacccctacctaaatcagggagggggaggataGAATTTGgcccccacctttgaaatcatgcTCTTTAGACTATTGGAAGCATTAAAGATGAGGCAACAAAGATGATTCACAAGCCACATTACTCTTTTAATATCATTCAAATAATAGACAGTATTGTAAAGACGACTATTTTACCCTGGAGCGTGAGGACAAGTACAACTGCTTGAGTACTAGTTTAACAGCTTGAGCACTAGTTTAACAGCTTGAGTACTAGTACAACTGTTTGAGTACAAATGTAATTCCTCTTTGTATGAGCAGTAGTACCTAAGCCCGTCAGGTACAATAACAAATGCACAAGGGTGAGTACcagtacaggtaactatgctagaaaatataatacatgtacaacatagtacatgtaaaatatatatatgtaactcaCTACCTCTGTATAGTGCTAACATGTATAGAAACTTGGGCATTAAAGGGA
Proteins encoded in this window:
- the LOC139954749 gene encoding polyadenylate-binding protein 1-A-like → MNAAGPNYPTASLYVGDLHPEVTEERDPTLMRSGLGNIFIQNLDKSIDNKAMYDTFSAFGNILSCKVATDENGENRGYGLVQFETEESALTAIKKVNGMLLNGRKVYVGKFIPRRERSSGTGDHARKYTDVYIRNFGVELGEEDLRTICESYGKVLSLKMISDMEGKSRGFAFVSFESHDAANMCVEDMNGKEQSGRQLFAGRAVRSAELCARFEAIRQERSNRFQGVNLYIKNLDDDIDDERLRKEFARFGNITSAKVMKNDKEVSRGFGFVCFSLQEEAIKAVTEMNNRIISVKPLYVALAQRKEVRQAQLATQYMRLNMNYRIRGQQMSQIYPGGFNYYQTVPQCNLYAGQIPQFHNPRWPTAQTCPAGQSGYQAMPGAARQFGAPAQIRAAIPRGVNVPGAPSGRVQGVPNTQAMRVGGATATQRPTYKFPQGPSGNQASGAECEDDTNGKEYNGRFKMNAAGPNYPTASLYVGDLHPEVTEAMLFEKFSTAGPIVSIRVCRDIASRRSLGYAYVNFQQPADAERALDTMNFDAIKGKPIRIMWSQRDPTLRRSGLGNVFIKNLDKSIDNKAMYDTFSAFGNILSCKVATDENGENRGYGFVHFETEESALKAIKKVNGMLLNGRKVFVGKFIPRRERSSGTGDHARKYTNVYIKNFGVELGEEELRQICESYGKILSLKIMSDMEGNSRGFGFVSFESHDAAMMCVEDMNGKDQSGRQLFAGRAQKKSERSAELRARFEAIRQERSNRFQGVNLYIKNLDDDIDDERLRKEFARFGNITSAKVMKNDKEVSRGFGFVCFSSQEEATKAVTEMNNRIISVKPLYVALAQRKEVRQAQLATQYMRLNMNYRVPGQQMSQIYPGGFNYYQTAVPQRNLYAGQIPQVRNPRWPTAQTRPAGQSGYQAMPGAARQFGAPAQIRAAIPRGVNVPGAPSGRVQGVPGVPNAQAMRMGGATAAQRPTYKFPQSARANQAAGAEDTHEIPQQAVHVPGQAPLTAQMLAQAQPHEQKQMLGERLFSIIQQSHGDVAGKITGMLLEMDNAELLHMLETDESLKAKISEALSVLAVHQQKEQKKPPATIPAQ